A stretch of Bombina bombina isolate aBomBom1 chromosome 2, aBomBom1.pri, whole genome shotgun sequence DNA encodes these proteins:
- the REST gene encoding RE1-silencing transcription factor, whose amino-acid sequence CFDLFVGEKPFKCEQCSYVASNQHEVTRHARQVHNGPKPLTCPHCEYKTADRSNFKKHVELHVNPRQFMCPVCEYAASKKCNLQYHIKSRHLGCTAITMDVSNVKLRSKKGEVDGNACDENKPGLNDNLNLDGKEKQIDKIVHVEKKEKIRKGKKQVAVSFAGQVKTRSFRSSVRNKLKLANEKGSEKLSKDKHGKRINGISAKKIKRTDAGGAKIKKKKLVPRSKHSRVALKKEIKSVSSQKQKMCIQSKREIRDLKNKLRKKTSKRDCMSKCQGKQIILELGTDTDNQVKQQMILEHLAEMPDMINSSDNTQNSQDTPEIATGIVDILEQGPGENLPEDVPNNICVESSKCLVLSEKPKDSLTNKHTNRNGQNNEHIVNTKVNLTCKSQKEMDKPENNSKLGESIEPFQYLKQLSVESTEHSLYLGQVSMESAEPSKCLDELPVGSVKPSQCLGELPVKSAEPSQFLDELPVESAEPSQCLDELPVESAEPSQCLDELPVESAEPSQCLDELPVESAEPSQCLDELPVESAEPSQCLDELPVESAEPSQCLDELPVESAEPSRCLDGLSVEFTEPSPCLAELPVESAKPSQCLNELPVESAEPSPCLAQLPVESAEPSQCLDELPVESAEPSQCLDGLSVEFAEPSPCLAHLPVESAEPSQCLDGLSVEFAEPSPSLAELLVESAVPSPCLAELPVEFAEPCLAELPVDSAEPSLCLAELPVESTEPSLCLAELPVDSAEPSPCLAELPVEYAKPSPCLAELPVESAELSLCLAELPVESPERFQYTNKTTDSTKIQNPDKVPIENGYFFKPPSQSDSVSESVTDQTKNLHTLCEEQQRKYKTTKAKTLNINNNSKEILHSQSAFSSSNGETVDVEDDEGIHSHDGSDISDNISERSDDSGLNGMPSVQTKEIKAAELSLSSMETNISKDRYVCIFCDRSLKEVDYTKHLKRHLVNVYYLEKAANDQT is encoded by the coding sequence TGTTTTGATCTTTTTGTAGGTGAGAAACCTTTTAAATGTGAACAGTGCAGCTATGTAGCATCTAATCAACATGAAGTGACACGGCATGCAAGGCAGGTCCATAATGGACCCAAACCGTTAACTTGTCCACACTGTGAATACAAGACAGCTGATCGCAGTAACTTTAAGAAACACGTAGAGTTGCATGTTAACCCACGTCAGTTCATGTGTCCTGTTTGTGAATATGCTGCATCTAAAAAGTGTAACTTGCAATATCACATCAAATCTAGACACCTTGGTTGTACTGCAATCACAATGGATGTATCCAACGTCAAACTGCGGTCAAAAAAAGGGGAAGTAGATGGTAATGCTTGTGATGAAAATAAACCTGGTTTAAATGACAATTTAAACCTAGACGGCAAAGAAAAACAAATTGATAAAATAGTACAtgtagaaaaaaaggagaaaattagaaagggCAAAAAACAAGTTGCTGTTTCTTTTGCTGGACAAGTAAAAACAAGAAGTTTTAGGTCATCTGTGCGGAATAAGCTAAAATTGGCAAATGAGAAGGGTTCTGAGAAATTATCTAAGGATAAACATGGCAAAAGAATAAATGGGATATCTGCAAAAAAAATTAAGAGGACTGATGCAGGAGGAGCCAAGATTAAGAAAAAGAAATTGGTACCAAGAAGCAAACACTCTAGAGTAGCGCTTAAAAAAGAGATTAAAAGTGTATCATCGCAGAAACAGAAAATGTGTATACAAAGTAAAAGGGAGATAAGAGATTTGAAAAACAAGCTAAGGAAGAAAACAAGCAAACGTGATTGTATGAGTAAGTGCCAAGGAAAACAAATTATACTTGAACTTGGAACGGACACAGACAACCAAGTTAAGCAACAGATGATTTTAGAACATTTAGCTGAGATGCCTGACATGATAAATTCCAGTGACAATACTCAGAATTCTCAAGATACTCCAGAAATAGCTACCGGTATAGTGGATATATTAGAGCAAGGTCCTGGGGAGAATCTGCCTGAAGATGTACCAAACAACATATGTGTTGAAAGCTCCAAATGTTTAGTATTAAGTGAGAAGCCGAAAGACTCTTTGACTAACAAACACACTAACAGAAATGGACAAAATAATGAACATATTGTTAATACTAAGGTTAATCTAACATGTAAATCACAGAAAGAAATGGATAAGCCTGAAAATAATTCTAAATTGGGTGAATCCATAGAACCTTTTCAATATTTAAAGCAATTATCTGTTGAATCCACAGAACATTCGCTGTATTTAGGGCAAGTGTCTATGGAATCTGCAGAGCCTTCTAAATGTCTGGATGAATTGCCTGTTGGTTCTGTAAAGCCTTCTCAGTGTCTGGGTGAATTGCCTGTTAAATCTGCAGAGCCTTCTCAGTTTCTGGATGAATTGCCTGTTGAATCTGCAGAGCCTTCTCAGTGTCTGGATGAATTGCCTGTTGAATCTGCAGAGCCTTCTCAGTGTCTGGATGAATTGCCTGTTGAATCTGCAGAGCCTTCTCAGTGTCTGGATGAATTGCCTGTTGAATCTGCAGAGCCTTCTCAGTGTCTGGATGAATTGCCTGTTGAATCTGCAGAGCCTTCTCAGTGTCTGGATGAATTGCCTGTTGAATCTGCAGAGCCTTCTCAGTGTCTGGATGAATTGCCTGTTGAATCTGCAGAGCCTTCTCGGTGTCTGGATGGTTTGTCTGTTGAATTCACAGAGCCTTCTCCGTGTCTGGCTGAATTGCCTGTTGAATCTGCAAAGCCTTCTCAGTGTCTGAATGAATTGCCTGTTGAATCTGCAGAGCCTTCTCCTTGTCTGGCTCAATTGCCTGTTGAATCTGCAGAGCCTTCTCAGTGTCTGGATGAATTGCCTGTTGAATCTGCAGAGCCTTCTCAGTGTCTGGATGGTTTGTCTGTTGAATTTGCAGAGCCTTCTCCTTGTCTGGCTCACTTGCCTGTTGAATCTGCAGAGCCTTCTCAGTGTCTGGATGGTTTGTCTGTTGAATTTGCAGAGCCTTCTCCTTCTCTGGCTGAATTGCTTGTTGAATCTGCAGTGCCATCTCCGTGTCTGGCTGAATTGCCTGTTGAATTTGCAGAGCCGTGTCTGGCTGAATTGCCTGTTGATTCTGCAGAGCCGTCTTTGTGTCTGGCTGAATTGCCTGTTGAATCCACAGAGCCATCTCTGTGTCTGGCTGAATTACCAGTTGATTCCGCAGAGCCGTCTCCGTGTCTGGCTGAATTACCAGTTGAATACGCAAAACCGTCTCCGTGTCTGGCTGAATTGCCTGTTGAATCCGCAGAGCTGTCTCTGTGTCTGGCTGAATTGCCTGTTGAATCCCCTGAACGTTTTCAGTATACAAACAAAACTACTGATTCCACAAAAATACAAAATCCTGACAAAGTACCTATTGAAAAtggttatttttttaaacccccaagtcaGAGTGATTCAGTTTCTGAATCTGTAACAGATCAAACCAAAAATTTGCACACACTATGTGAAGAGCAACAAAGGAAATATAAGACTACTAAAGCAAAAACTCTTAATATAAATAATAACTCAAAAGAAATTCTGCATTCTCAATCTGCATTTAGTTCCTCAAATGGTGAAACTGTTGATGTGGAGGATGATGAAGGAATACATAGCCATGACGGCAGCGATATAAGTGATAACATATCAGAAAGGAGTGATGATTCTGGGTTAAATGGGATGCCATCAGTACAAACTAAAGAGATTAAAGCTGCTGAATTGTCCCTGAGCTCTATGGAAACAAATATTTCTAAAGACAGATACGTATGTATTTTTTGTGATCGTTCCTTAAAAGAGGTGGACTATACAAAACACTTAAAACGTCATTTGGTTAATGTGTATTATTTAGAAAAAGCTGCAAACGATCAGACCTAA